One Gossypium hirsutum isolate 1008001.06 chromosome A11, Gossypium_hirsutum_v2.1, whole genome shotgun sequence genomic window carries:
- the LOC107922984 gene encoding CBS domain-containing protein CBSCBSPB5 → MKSQSGSSRRSLSIVSVSSGRKKMLENGGSDSFRKLVPSSHSMSLSGERTVKRLRLSKALTVPDSTSIYEACRRMAARKVDALLLTDSNALLCGILTDKDITARVIARELNLETPVSKVMTKNPVFVLSDSLAVEALQKMVQGKFRHLPVVQNGEVIALLDIAKCLYDAIARMERAAEKGKAIVAAVEGVEKNWGTSISGQNTFIETLRERMFRPSLSTIITDNPKIVTVSPDDTVLVAAKKMLESQLSSAVVTVDNKPQGILTSKDILMRVIAQNLPPETTPVEKVMTPNPECATVDTSIVDALHQMHVGKFLHLPVLNRDGEIVAIVDVIHITHAAIATVGSTSGINNEATTTMMQRFWDSAIALPPNEDDDEARSESSLKLASETGRCLPYPSSYLPNTFGFKIQDRRGRMHRFICDTRSMTDVITAILQRLEDDIDRNRVPQILYEDEDHDKVVLASDNDLAAAVEHAKLLGWKGLKLHLDYSGKQNRRRGSGSGSLDYAQSDAWAAAYSAVAAGAAVVAGLSLLAYLRKAGN, encoded by the exons ATGAAAAGTCAAAGCGGTTCGTCGAGGCGAAGTTTATCAATTGTAAGTGTCTCATCAGGGAGGAAAAAAATGTTGGAGAATGGAGGTTCCGACTCTTTCCGAAAACTCGTACCATCTTCCCATTCTAT GTCACTTTCTGGAGAGCGTACTGTGAAGAGGTTGCGGCTGTCAAAGGCTTTGACAGTACCTGATAGTACAAGCATTTATGAGGCTTGCCGTAGGATGGCTGCTCGTAAGGTTGATGCTTTACTGCTTACTGACTCTAATGCATTACTTTGCGGAATCCTCACAGACAAG GACATAACAGCAAGAGTGATTGCTCGGGAGCTTAATTTGGAGACACCCGTTTCCAAAGTGATGACCAAGAATCCTGTATTTGTTCTTTCTGACTCTCTTGCTGTGGAGGCGCTCCAGAAGATGGTGCAAG GAAAATTTAGACACTTGCCTGTTGTACAGAATGGGGAAGTTATTGCCTTACTCGATATAGCTAAGTGCTTGTACGATGCTATTGCTCGAATGGAAAGGGCAGCTGAAAAGGGGAAAGCCATTGTTGCAGCTGTTGAGGGTGTAGAAAAAAATTGGGGAACTTCTATATCTG GTCAGAATACATTCATTGAGACACTTCGTGAGCGTATGTTCAGGCCGTCACTGTCTACAATTATCACAGACAATCCAAA GATTGTAACAGTTTCACCTGATGACACAGTTTTAGTGGCTGCAAAAAAGATGCTTGAATCTCAATTAAGCTCTGCAGTTGTGACAGTTGATAACAAACCACAAGGAATTTTAAC TTCAAAGGATATATTGATGCGGGTAATAGCACAAAATCTGCCTCCAGAGACTACCCCAGTTGAGAAG GTCATGACTCCTAACCCAGAATGTGCAACAGTGGACACATCAATTGTTGATGCTTTGCATCAGATGCATGTTGGGAAATTTTTACACCTTCCTGTGCTAAATAGAG ATGGAGAGATTGTTGCTATTGTTGATGTAATCCACATAACTCATGCCGCTATTGCCACA GTTGGGAGCACTTCTGGAATCAATAATGAGGCTACCACAACAATGATGCAAAGGTTTTGGGATTCTGCAATTGCTTTACCACccaatgaagatgatgatgaggCTCGAAG TGAAAGTTCTTTGAAGCTGGCTTCTGAGACAGGGAGATGTCTTCCCTATCCTTCATCCTATTTGCCAAATACGTTTGGTTTCAAAATACAAGATAGAAGGGGTCGAATGCATAGATTTATTTGTG ATACACGAAGTATGACAGATGTAATAACTGCTATCCTTCAGAGGCTGGAGGATGACATAGACAGGAACAGGGTGCCTCAGATTCTG TATGAAGATGAAGACCATGACAAAGTTGTACTGGCATCAGACAATGATCTTGCAGCAGCTGTGGAGCATGCAAAATTGCTTGGTTGGAAG GGTTTGAAATTGCATCTAGATTATTCAGGAAAACAAAATCGACGAAGGGGTTCAGGTTCTGGAAGTTTGGATTATGCTCAATCAGATGCATGGGCTGCTGCATACAGTGCGGTTGCAGCCGGGGCTGCAGTTGTTGCTGGGCTGAGCTTATTAGCATACTTGAGAAAAGCCGGTAATTAG